One region of Clavibacter michiganensis subsp. tessellarius genomic DNA includes:
- a CDS encoding MDR family MFS transporter: MTDTSGVGFRSERGPILIALMMTTGLVAIDSTILATAVPSIVDDLGGFASFPWLFSIYLLAQAVSVPLYAKLSDTVGRKPIILVGIGLFLVGSVLCGFAWSMPALIAARAIQGLGAGAVAPMAITIAGDIYTVAERAKTQGYLASVWAVSSVVGPTLGGVFSEFTTWRWIFFVNVPLCLVAGWMIVRRFHESIERTRHRVDYAGAALLTVGLSLLILAVLEGGQAWAWDSVPSIGSFAVGGVLIVAFLLVERRAAEPVLPLWVFSRRLLLTTTLVSLGVGAILIGLTSYVPTYLEGSIGVTPLVSGLALAALTIGWPISASLSGRLYLRIGFRRTVLIGMALTIVGTGSIALLAATPTLVGIAAGCFVVGLGLGLVATPSLIGAQSSVGWGERGVVTGANLFARSIGSAVGVAVFGAIANAIFQASDGGQRDPDAVIAASGAVFLAVGVCALATVVAGLLMPESRVEDTELARAEPVVD, encoded by the coding sequence ATGACTGACACCAGCGGCGTCGGATTCCGATCCGAGCGCGGCCCGATCCTCATCGCCCTGATGATGACGACGGGCCTCGTGGCCATCGACTCGACCATCCTCGCCACCGCGGTGCCGTCCATCGTGGACGACCTCGGCGGCTTCGCCTCGTTCCCGTGGCTCTTCTCCATCTACCTGCTCGCGCAGGCGGTGTCGGTGCCGCTCTACGCGAAGCTCAGCGACACCGTGGGGCGGAAGCCGATCATCCTCGTCGGCATCGGCCTGTTCCTCGTGGGCTCCGTGCTGTGCGGATTCGCGTGGAGCATGCCCGCGCTCATCGCGGCCCGGGCGATCCAGGGCCTCGGCGCCGGCGCGGTGGCGCCCATGGCGATCACGATCGCGGGCGACATCTACACGGTGGCCGAGCGCGCCAAGACGCAGGGCTACCTCGCGAGCGTCTGGGCCGTCTCGAGCGTCGTCGGCCCCACCCTCGGCGGCGTGTTCTCCGAGTTCACGACCTGGCGCTGGATCTTCTTCGTCAACGTGCCGCTGTGCCTCGTCGCCGGCTGGATGATCGTCCGCCGCTTCCACGAGTCCATCGAGCGCACCCGGCACCGCGTCGACTACGCGGGCGCCGCGCTCCTCACCGTGGGCCTCAGCCTCCTGATCCTCGCGGTGCTCGAGGGCGGCCAGGCGTGGGCGTGGGACTCCGTGCCGAGCATCGGGTCGTTCGCGGTCGGCGGCGTGCTGATCGTCGCGTTCCTCCTCGTGGAACGACGCGCGGCCGAGCCCGTGCTGCCGCTCTGGGTGTTCTCCCGGCGGCTGCTGCTCACGACCACCCTGGTGTCGCTCGGCGTCGGCGCGATCCTCATCGGCCTCACCTCCTACGTGCCCACCTACCTCGAGGGCTCCATCGGCGTCACGCCGCTCGTCTCGGGCCTCGCGCTCGCGGCGCTCACGATCGGCTGGCCGATCTCGGCGTCGCTGTCGGGCCGTCTGTACCTCCGCATCGGCTTCCGCCGCACGGTGCTCATCGGCATGGCGCTCACCATCGTGGGCACCGGATCCATCGCGCTGCTCGCGGCGACGCCCACGCTCGTCGGCATCGCGGCCGGCTGCTTCGTGGTGGGCCTGGGCCTCGGCCTCGTCGCGACGCCCAGCCTCATCGGCGCGCAGTCGAGCGTCGGCTGGGGCGAGCGCGGCGTCGTGACGGGCGCGAACCTCTTCGCCCGGTCGATCGGCAGCGCGGTCGGCGTCGCCGTCTTCGGCGCGATCGCCAACGCGATCTTCCAGGCGTCGGACGGCGGCCAGCGGGATCCGGACGCCGTGATCGCCGCCTCGGGCGCCGTGTTCCTCGCGGTCGGCGTGTGCGCGCTCGCGACCGTGGTCGCGGGCCTGCTGATGCCGGAGTCGCGCGTCGAGGACACCGAGCTCGCGCGCGCGGAGCCCGTCGTCGACTGA
- a CDS encoding AMP-binding protein, which translates to MTEANSFYRAARDLLQEMRTDRTGAAARFRWPDVGESFNWAVDWFDGIARGNDRVALRVVAGDGSERSVTFDEMATRSDRVATWLVGLGVRKGDHVMLMLGNRVELWESMLAIMKAGAVILPTSTVLGSADLADRVERAGVRAVIADAAHADVLDEVPGGFLRIAIGAPDGASDGAPTAAGWTDYRDADHAAAEPVGVAVASTDPALVYFTSGTTSKPKMVVHTHVSYPVGHLSTTYWLGLRPGDVHLAISSPGWGKHAWSCFFAPWIAEATVFVHDYARFDAHALVEQLDRAEVTTFCAPPTVWRMLIQAGIRERPGRLREIMSAGEPLNPEVIARIEEWWGLVIRDGYGQTETTAIVANPPGAPVVPGSMGTPLPGVDLVLVDPVTGDRADEGEICLDLATRPVNLMAGYLGDEERTAEAMRDGLFHTGDVARRDPDGTITFIGRTDDIFKSSDYKISPFEVESVLIEHPAVAEAAVVGAPDPVRLNVAKAYVHLAAGWEPDEETAFAVLKHARERCPAFMRVRRVEFGELPKTASGKIRRVELRQREVAAADAGERLDGEWRDDQFPGLRAR; encoded by the coding sequence ATGACCGAAGCCAACTCCTTCTACCGCGCCGCCCGTGACCTCCTGCAGGAGATGCGCACCGACCGGACAGGCGCGGCGGCGCGCTTCCGCTGGCCGGACGTGGGGGAGTCCTTCAACTGGGCGGTCGACTGGTTCGATGGGATCGCGCGCGGGAACGACCGGGTGGCGCTGCGCGTCGTGGCCGGCGACGGATCCGAGCGCAGCGTCACCTTCGACGAGATGGCGACGCGCTCCGACCGGGTCGCGACCTGGCTCGTCGGCCTCGGGGTGCGGAAGGGCGACCACGTCATGCTCATGCTCGGCAACCGGGTGGAGCTGTGGGAGTCGATGCTCGCGATCATGAAGGCGGGCGCCGTGATCCTGCCCACCTCCACCGTGCTCGGATCCGCGGACCTCGCCGACCGCGTCGAGCGCGCGGGCGTGCGCGCCGTCATCGCCGACGCCGCGCACGCCGACGTGCTCGACGAGGTGCCGGGCGGCTTCCTGCGCATCGCGATCGGCGCGCCCGACGGCGCGTCCGACGGCGCGCCTACGGCGGCCGGCTGGACCGACTACCGCGACGCCGACCACGCAGCGGCCGAGCCCGTGGGCGTGGCCGTCGCGTCCACGGATCCGGCGCTCGTGTACTTCACCTCCGGCACCACGAGCAAGCCGAAGATGGTCGTGCACACGCACGTCTCGTACCCCGTCGGGCACCTCTCGACCACGTACTGGCTGGGGCTGCGGCCCGGCGACGTGCACCTCGCCATCAGCTCGCCCGGCTGGGGCAAGCACGCGTGGAGCTGCTTCTTCGCGCCGTGGATCGCGGAGGCCACCGTGTTCGTGCACGACTACGCGCGCTTCGACGCGCACGCGCTCGTGGAGCAGCTCGACCGCGCGGAGGTCACGACGTTCTGCGCGCCGCCGACCGTGTGGCGGATGCTCATCCAGGCCGGGATCCGCGAGCGGCCGGGGAGGCTCCGCGAGATCATGTCGGCGGGCGAGCCGCTCAACCCCGAGGTCATCGCGCGCATCGAGGAGTGGTGGGGGCTCGTGATCCGCGACGGCTACGGCCAGACCGAGACCACCGCCATCGTCGCGAACCCGCCCGGCGCCCCCGTCGTGCCGGGCTCGATGGGCACGCCGCTGCCGGGCGTCGACCTCGTGCTCGTGGATCCCGTCACGGGCGACCGCGCCGACGAGGGCGAGATCTGCCTCGACCTCGCCACCCGGCCCGTGAACCTCATGGCCGGCTACCTCGGCGACGAGGAGCGCACCGCGGAGGCGATGCGCGACGGGCTCTTCCACACGGGCGACGTCGCCCGGCGCGACCCCGACGGGACCATCACCTTCATCGGCCGCACCGACGACATCTTCAAGTCCTCGGACTACAAGATCTCGCCGTTCGAGGTCGAGAGCGTCCTGATCGAGCACCCGGCCGTCGCGGAGGCCGCGGTCGTGGGCGCGCCGGATCCCGTGCGGCTCAACGTCGCGAAGGCGTACGTGCACCTCGCCGCCGGGTGGGAGCCCGACGAGGAGACCGCGTTCGCCGTGCTGAAGCACGCGCGCGAGCGGTGCCCGGCGTTCATGCGCGTGCGACGCGTGGAGTTCGGGGAGCTGCCGAAGACCGCCTCGGGGAAGATCCGCCGGGTCGAGCTGCGGCAGCGCGAGGTCGCGGCCGCCGACGCGGGGGAGCGGCTCGACGGGGAGTGGCGCGACGACCAGTTCCCGGGGCTGCGGGCGCGCTGA
- a CDS encoding esterase — protein MTSAPQPPPHRGPRALASGMLATLRSATLGRVQYRLLYREMRRATFPRDSPTGSQPGPDPYGLAVVGEGTAVGYQTVSHDLGIAGQVAHKLSMRTGRGVFWSAQPFPDFTVRSWRPGLDAFPAWASTDVAVIVLGIGDAIRFTPTPLWESLLGACIVGAHERMPADALVLIAEVPPLQDSPATPPLIAGAIGRHAEALNLATRRVVARHARTASVPFPTWRIPEFTAPNPQDTLYGRVYRAWADLIVDEIAP, from the coding sequence ATGACCAGCGCACCGCAGCCGCCCCCGCATCGGGGGCCCCGCGCCCTGGCCTCCGGCATGCTCGCCACGCTCCGCTCCGCCACCCTCGGCCGCGTCCAGTACCGCCTGCTCTACCGCGAGATGCGCCGCGCCACCTTCCCGCGCGACTCCCCCACGGGCTCGCAGCCGGGCCCGGATCCGTACGGCCTCGCCGTCGTGGGCGAGGGCACCGCGGTCGGCTACCAGACCGTCTCGCACGACCTCGGCATCGCCGGGCAGGTCGCCCACAAGCTGTCGATGCGCACGGGCCGCGGCGTCTTCTGGTCCGCGCAGCCGTTCCCCGACTTCACCGTGCGCTCCTGGCGCCCGGGGCTCGACGCGTTCCCCGCCTGGGCGAGCACCGACGTCGCGGTCATCGTGCTGGGCATCGGCGACGCGATCCGCTTCACGCCGACGCCGCTCTGGGAGTCGCTGCTCGGCGCGTGCATCGTGGGCGCGCACGAGCGGATGCCCGCCGACGCGCTGGTGCTGATCGCCGAGGTCCCGCCCCTCCAGGACTCGCCCGCCACGCCGCCGCTCATCGCGGGCGCGATCGGCCGCCACGCCGAGGCCCTCAACCTCGCCACCCGCCGCGTCGTCGCCCGGCACGCGCGCACCGCGAGCGTCCCGTTCCCCACGTGGCGCATCCCCGAGTTCACGGCGCCCAACCCCCAGGACACCCTCTACGGGCGCGTGTACCGGGCGTGGGCGGACCTGATCGTCGACGAGATCGCGCCGTAG
- a CDS encoding FMN-binding negative transcriptional regulator translates to MRENPSFALEDVAEIRRLVDENPWATIVSGTGAGLVASHYPVLLDPDRDDLTLLTHVGRPDERIHELGQRDGADGEVLVLVQGPHGYVSPGWYDADPAVPTWNHVSAHLTCRVEILSPEENLRVLEQLVDRFEDRMPEPRRMAGTVADAAYSARISAGTVGLRLVATRFVAKAKLSQNKPPHVVERVLHELEHGAEYPNPALAAEMRRAQARAADAPAADASTADADADAAADAAPTPAATAERPE, encoded by the coding sequence GTGAGGGAGAACCCGTCCTTCGCGCTCGAGGACGTCGCCGAGATCCGCCGCCTCGTGGACGAGAACCCGTGGGCCACGATCGTCAGCGGCACGGGCGCCGGGCTCGTCGCCTCGCACTACCCGGTGCTGCTGGATCCCGACCGCGACGACCTCACGCTCCTCACCCACGTGGGGCGCCCCGACGAGCGGATCCACGAGCTCGGCCAGCGGGACGGCGCCGACGGCGAGGTCCTCGTCCTCGTGCAGGGCCCGCACGGCTACGTGTCGCCCGGCTGGTACGACGCCGACCCCGCCGTGCCCACCTGGAACCACGTCAGCGCGCACCTGACCTGCCGCGTCGAGATCCTCTCGCCCGAGGAGAACCTGCGGGTGCTCGAGCAGCTGGTGGACCGCTTCGAGGACCGCATGCCCGAGCCGCGCCGCATGGCGGGCACGGTCGCCGACGCCGCGTACTCCGCCCGGATCAGCGCCGGCACCGTCGGCCTGCGGCTCGTCGCCACCCGGTTCGTCGCCAAGGCCAAGCTCAGCCAGAACAAGCCGCCGCACGTCGTCGAGCGCGTGCTCCACGAGCTGGAGCACGGCGCGGAGTACCCGAACCCGGCGCTCGCCGCGGAGATGCGCCGGGCGCAGGCGCGCGCCGCCGACGCCCCGGCCGCTGACGCCTCGACCGCCGACGCAGACGCCGACGCCGCCGCGGACGCCGCCCCGACCCCGGCCGCGACGGCGGAGCGCCCCGAGTGA
- a CDS encoding NADPH:quinone reductase — translation MRAIAYTRTGAPDVLQLVDRDEAAPGPGEVRVRIVVSGVNPTDWKSRDGGSPGQELPFPEVVPNQDGAGVVDAVGPDVTDLAVGDRVWIMLAAHGRPTGTAQETTVLPVDRVAPLPDGLSFDLGASLGVPAVTAHRALTVSEDGPSRLAPGALAGKHVLVAGGAGAVGHAAIQLARWAGATVITTVSSPEKAALATAAGAQHVVDYKHGDAVAEIQSIAPDGVDLIVEVAPAQNAELNQAVAKNRASVAVYANNGGDTVTLPVVDSFVKNLRYQFLLLYTVGREALDTARADIHLALIDGALPVGEEAGLPITRFALEDAAAAHQAVEDGVTGKVLIDVTPA, via the coding sequence ATGAGAGCAATCGCCTACACCCGCACCGGTGCCCCCGACGTCCTGCAGCTGGTCGACCGCGACGAGGCCGCGCCCGGCCCCGGCGAGGTGCGCGTCCGCATCGTCGTCTCGGGCGTGAACCCCACCGACTGGAAGTCCCGCGACGGCGGATCGCCCGGCCAGGAGCTGCCCTTCCCCGAGGTCGTCCCGAACCAGGACGGCGCGGGCGTCGTCGACGCCGTCGGCCCGGACGTCACGGACCTCGCCGTCGGCGACCGCGTCTGGATCATGCTGGCCGCCCACGGCCGCCCCACCGGCACCGCGCAGGAGACGACGGTCCTCCCCGTCGACCGCGTCGCGCCGCTGCCCGACGGCCTCTCCTTCGACCTCGGCGCGAGCCTCGGCGTGCCCGCCGTCACGGCGCACCGCGCGCTCACCGTCTCCGAGGACGGCCCGTCGCGGCTCGCGCCCGGCGCCCTCGCCGGGAAGCACGTGCTCGTCGCCGGCGGCGCGGGAGCGGTCGGCCACGCGGCCATCCAGCTCGCGCGCTGGGCCGGCGCCACCGTGATCACCACGGTCAGCTCGCCCGAGAAGGCCGCCCTCGCGACGGCCGCCGGCGCGCAGCACGTCGTGGACTACAAGCACGGCGACGCGGTGGCGGAGATCCAGTCGATCGCGCCCGACGGCGTCGACCTGATCGTCGAGGTCGCCCCGGCGCAGAACGCCGAGCTCAACCAGGCGGTCGCGAAGAACCGCGCGTCGGTCGCCGTGTACGCGAACAACGGCGGCGACACCGTGACGCTCCCCGTGGTCGACAGCTTCGTGAAGAACCTCCGCTACCAGTTCCTGCTGCTGTACACGGTGGGCCGGGAGGCGCTCGACACCGCCCGCGCGGACATCCACCTCGCCCTGATCGACGGCGCGCTGCCCGTCGGCGAGGAGGCGGGCCTGCCGATCACGCGCTTCGCGCTCGAGGACGCGGCCGCCGCGCACCAGGCGGTCGAGGACGGCGTGACCGGCAAGGTGCTCATCGACGTGACGCCCGCCTGA
- a CDS encoding NAD(P)H-hydrate epimerase: MGRIEDGYAAADIRAAEAPLLAAGAQLMRVAAAGLARACREVAPTGTLLVLVGAGNNGGDALLAAAELAREGREVRVIRTASRIHDAGAAQAAAAGIRIYRAEDLDDAAVAALGAASALVVDGILGIGTTADPALRGPARRVVAALLPVVARPDGPRVVACDLPSGVGCDDGAVPDPTVLPADLTVTFGAGKAGLLRDPARALAGRVVVVDVGLDLADVPPLAVARP; encoded by the coding sequence GTGGGGCGGATCGAGGACGGGTACGCGGCCGCGGACATCCGCGCCGCCGAGGCGCCCCTGCTGGCCGCGGGCGCGCAGCTGATGCGCGTGGCGGCCGCGGGGCTCGCCCGGGCCTGCCGGGAGGTCGCGCCCACCGGAACCCTGCTCGTGCTGGTCGGCGCCGGGAACAACGGCGGCGACGCGCTCCTCGCGGCGGCCGAGCTCGCGCGGGAGGGGCGCGAGGTGCGCGTGATCCGCACGGCCTCCCGCATCCACGATGCCGGCGCCGCGCAGGCGGCCGCGGCGGGCATCCGGATCTACCGCGCGGAGGATCTGGACGATGCCGCGGTGGCGGCGCTCGGCGCGGCCTCGGCGCTGGTGGTCGACGGGATCCTCGGCATCGGCACGACCGCCGACCCCGCCCTCCGCGGCCCGGCGCGTCGCGTGGTCGCCGCGCTGCTGCCCGTGGTCGCCCGGCCCGACGGCCCGCGCGTCGTCGCGTGCGACCTCCCGAGCGGCGTGGGCTGCGACGACGGCGCCGTGCCGGATCCGACGGTGCTGCCCGCCGACCTCACCGTCACGTTCGGCGCGGGGAAGGCCGGGTTGCTGCGGGACCCGGCGCGCGCGCTCGCGGGCCGCGTCGTGGTGGTCGACGTGGGGCTCGACCTGGCGGACGTCCCGCCGCTCGCCGTCGCCCGGCCCTGA
- a CDS encoding LLM class flavin-dependent oxidoreductase yields the protein MAQEIELGLDTFGDVTVGPDGRELPYAEVIRNVVAEGVLADQVGIDFIGLGEHHRDDYAISSPEVALAAIAAKTSRIRLGSAVTVLSSDDPVRVFQRFATLDAVSNGRAEVILGRGSFTESFPLFGYELSDYERLFEEKLGLFAELVKETPVTWSGSTRAGLTEHDVFPKTANGIKTWVGVGGSPESVVRAARHGFPLMLAIIGGEPHRFAPYADLFARALDQLEQPRLPVGIHSPGYVGETDADAREAFFPDYQVMHARIGKDRGWPPLARASYEQEIEHGSLYVGSAETVARKIAATLKAVGATRFDLKYSAGPFSHERMMGGIERYGTVVAPMVRDLLA from the coding sequence ATGGCGCAGGAGATCGAGCTCGGACTGGACACGTTCGGGGACGTCACGGTCGGACCGGACGGCCGCGAGCTGCCCTACGCCGAGGTCATCCGCAACGTGGTCGCCGAGGGCGTCCTCGCCGACCAGGTCGGCATCGACTTCATCGGCCTCGGCGAGCACCACCGCGACGACTACGCGATCTCCTCCCCGGAGGTCGCGCTCGCCGCCATCGCGGCGAAGACCTCCCGCATCCGCCTGGGATCCGCCGTCACGGTCCTCAGCTCCGACGACCCGGTGCGCGTCTTCCAGCGCTTCGCGACGCTCGACGCCGTCTCGAACGGGCGCGCGGAGGTCATCCTCGGCCGCGGCTCCTTCACCGAGTCGTTCCCGCTGTTCGGCTACGAGCTGAGCGACTACGAGCGCCTCTTCGAGGAGAAGCTGGGCCTGTTCGCCGAGCTCGTCAAGGAGACGCCCGTCACCTGGAGCGGCTCGACGCGCGCCGGCCTCACCGAGCACGACGTGTTCCCGAAGACGGCCAACGGCATCAAGACCTGGGTCGGCGTCGGCGGCAGCCCCGAGTCGGTCGTGCGCGCCGCGCGCCACGGCTTCCCGCTCATGCTCGCGATCATCGGCGGCGAGCCGCACCGCTTCGCCCCCTACGCCGACCTGTTCGCGCGCGCCCTCGACCAGCTCGAGCAGCCGCGCCTGCCCGTCGGGATCCACTCGCCCGGCTACGTCGGCGAGACCGACGCCGACGCCCGCGAGGCGTTCTTCCCCGACTACCAGGTGATGCACGCCCGCATCGGCAAGGACCGCGGCTGGCCGCCGCTCGCCCGCGCGTCCTACGAGCAGGAGATCGAGCACGGGTCGCTGTACGTGGGATCGGCCGAGACGGTCGCCCGCAAGATCGCCGCGACGCTGAAGGCCGTCGGCGCCACGCGCTTCGACCTCAAGTACAGCGCCGGGCCCTTCTCGCACGAGCGGATGATGGGCGGCATCGAGCGCTACGGCACCGTCGTCGCGCCCATGGTCCGCGACCTCCTGGCCTGA
- a CDS encoding gamma-glutamyltransferase family protein, which produces MTFRAPDAFTTRPTLRGTFGMSASTHWLASGTGQAVLERGGNAFDAAVAAAFVLHVVEPHLNGPGGDMTAVVQVAGEAGPKLLMGQGSAPAAASPERFREEGLDRVPGAGALAAAVPAAVDAWLLLLRDHGTWELADAWAFAIGYARDGHPVLESVRRTIAGVADLFREHWSASAGFWMPDGAAPAAGSLVRNPAWAAAMERILSESSAAAGPGATREERVEAARTVWAEGFVAEEMVASVQDPHRHSTGADHAGLLTAEDLAGSRATWEDAVSIEFRGLRIWKTGAWGQGPALLQALMILDGFTDEEIDPATAAGIHRIIEAQKLALADRESYYGDAVPGGAPLDVLLSAEYAAERRALIADEASHELRPGHVDGVEPFRPPLVVEGDAPASAGGTGEPTVSRTGETRGDTCHLDIVDRFGNMISATPSGGWLQSSPFIPSLGFCLGTRLQMTWLEPGGPSSLVPGRRPRTTLTPTLITRDGEPVEALGSPGGDQQDQWQLPYLLRTIVGGFSPQQAVDAPTFHTTSVPGSFWPRTWTPGGLVVEGRVGEDVIADLRARGHVVEVAGDWTLGRLSAVTRDPATGLLGAAANPRGAQGYAVGR; this is translated from the coding sequence GTGACGTTCCGCGCCCCCGACGCATTCACCACCCGCCCCACGCTCCGCGGCACGTTCGGCATGAGCGCCTCCACGCACTGGCTCGCCTCCGGCACCGGCCAGGCCGTGCTCGAGCGCGGCGGCAACGCGTTCGACGCCGCGGTCGCCGCGGCCTTCGTGCTGCACGTCGTCGAGCCGCACCTCAACGGCCCCGGCGGCGACATGACCGCCGTCGTGCAGGTCGCGGGGGAGGCCGGGCCGAAGCTCCTCATGGGGCAGGGATCCGCGCCCGCCGCCGCGAGCCCTGAGCGCTTCCGGGAGGAGGGCCTCGACCGCGTGCCCGGCGCCGGCGCGCTCGCCGCGGCCGTGCCCGCGGCGGTCGACGCGTGGCTGCTGCTGCTCCGCGACCACGGCACGTGGGAGCTCGCCGACGCCTGGGCGTTCGCCATCGGGTACGCGCGGGACGGGCATCCGGTGCTGGAGAGCGTGCGCCGCACCATCGCGGGCGTCGCCGACCTGTTCCGCGAGCACTGGTCCGCCTCCGCCGGGTTCTGGATGCCCGACGGCGCGGCGCCCGCGGCCGGCTCCCTCGTGCGGAACCCCGCGTGGGCGGCGGCCATGGAGCGGATCCTGTCGGAGTCGTCGGCCGCCGCGGGCCCGGGCGCGACGCGCGAGGAGCGCGTCGAGGCCGCCCGCACCGTCTGGGCCGAGGGCTTCGTCGCGGAGGAGATGGTCGCGAGCGTGCAGGATCCGCACCGGCACTCCACGGGCGCCGACCACGCGGGCCTCCTCACGGCCGAGGACCTCGCCGGCTCGCGCGCGACGTGGGAGGACGCGGTGTCCATCGAGTTCCGCGGGCTCCGGATCTGGAAGACGGGCGCCTGGGGCCAGGGGCCGGCGCTGCTGCAGGCGCTGATGATCCTCGACGGCTTCACGGACGAGGAGATCGACCCGGCGACGGCCGCGGGGATCCACCGCATCATCGAGGCGCAGAAGCTCGCGCTCGCCGACCGCGAGTCGTACTACGGCGACGCCGTGCCGGGCGGGGCGCCCCTCGACGTGCTGCTCAGCGCGGAGTACGCGGCGGAGCGGCGCGCGCTCATCGCCGACGAGGCGTCGCACGAGCTGCGTCCCGGGCACGTCGACGGCGTGGAGCCGTTCCGGCCGCCGCTCGTGGTCGAGGGCGACGCGCCCGCGTCCGCCGGCGGCACGGGCGAGCCCACGGTCTCCCGCACGGGCGAGACCCGCGGCGACACCTGCCACCTCGACATCGTCGACCGCTTCGGCAACATGATCTCGGCCACGCCCTCCGGCGGCTGGCTCCAGTCGTCGCCGTTCATCCCGTCGCTCGGCTTCTGCCTCGGCACGCGCCTGCAGATGACCTGGCTCGAGCCCGGCGGCCCGTCGTCGCTCGTCCCCGGCCGCCGTCCGCGCACGACGCTGACGCCCACGCTGATCACGCGCGACGGCGAGCCCGTGGAGGCGCTCGGCTCGCCCGGCGGCGACCAGCAGGACCAGTGGCAGCTGCCGTACCTGCTGCGCACGATCGTCGGCGGCTTCAGCCCCCAGCAGGCCGTGGACGCGCCGACGTTCCACACGACGAGCGTCCCCGGCTCCTTCTGGCCGCGCACCTGGACGCCCGGCGGCCTCGTGGTCGAGGGGCGCGTGGGCGAGGACGTCATCGCGGATCTCCGGGCGCGCGGGCACGTCGTGGAGGTGGCGGGGGACTGGACGCTCGGGCGCCTCTCGGCCGTGACGCGGGATCCCGCCACCGGGCTGCTCGGTGCCGCGGCCAACCCGCGCGGGGCCCAGGGGTACGCGGTCGGACGATGA
- a CDS encoding amidohydrolase: MTALLLAGGRLPGSAAPVDVLVRDGVIASVGPAGSADAAGVETRALDGRFVIPGLWDHHVHFTQWTKVSRRLDLSRVASAAEAVALVRDALAARDAASSGAVTGAGHAPEALVGYGFRDGLWPDLPTKDLLDAVAGDTPVLLVSGDLHCCWASSAALAPHGYGDHPTGLLREDDCFDFMYRVEEGDASALDARAVEVARDAARRGVVGVVDLEIDWNPARWRRLAALGHDALRVELGIWPQDLDRARDAGLRTGDLLEGTGGLVRVGPAKVVTDGSLNTRTAYCFDPYPDLDGQGGDAHGGACGTLSVPPEELRGLMLRAARQGLRPAIHAIGDHANRLALDAFAHLDRELRGAHRDAEGLAGSIEHAQLLTHEDVARFAALGVVASVQPEHAMDDRDVADVYWAGRTGRAFALADLRAAGTRLALGSDAPVAPLDPWATMSAAVGRARDGRAPWHPEQAIDRAAALDASVRTRVAAGERADLAVVDADPLADATTADDLRAMRVSATLLGGRFTHDTLGG; this comes from the coding sequence GTGACCGCGCTGCTGCTCGCGGGCGGACGCCTGCCCGGATCCGCCGCGCCCGTCGACGTGCTCGTGCGCGACGGCGTGATCGCGTCCGTCGGCCCCGCCGGATCCGCCGACGCCGCGGGCGTCGAGACCCGCGCGCTCGACGGCCGGTTCGTGATCCCGGGCCTCTGGGACCACCACGTGCACTTCACCCAGTGGACCAAGGTGTCCCGCCGCCTCGACCTCTCCCGCGTCGCGTCGGCCGCGGAGGCCGTCGCGCTCGTCCGGGACGCGCTCGCCGCGCGCGACGCCGCGTCCTCCGGCGCGGTGACCGGCGCAGGTCACGCACCCGAGGCGCTCGTCGGCTACGGCTTCCGCGACGGCCTCTGGCCCGACCTCCCCACGAAGGACCTCCTCGACGCGGTCGCGGGCGACACCCCGGTCCTGCTCGTCAGCGGCGACCTGCACTGCTGCTGGGCGAGCTCCGCCGCGCTCGCCCCGCACGGCTACGGCGACCACCCGACCGGCCTCCTGCGCGAGGACGACTGCTTCGACTTCATGTACCGCGTGGAGGAGGGCGACGCGTCCGCGCTCGACGCCCGCGCCGTCGAGGTCGCCCGGGACGCCGCCCGCCGCGGGGTGGTCGGCGTGGTCGACCTCGAGATCGACTGGAACCCGGCTCGCTGGCGCCGCCTGGCCGCCCTCGGGCACGACGCGCTCCGCGTCGAGCTCGGCATCTGGCCGCAGGACCTCGACCGGGCCCGCGACGCGGGCCTCCGCACGGGCGACCTGCTCGAGGGCACCGGCGGGCTCGTGCGCGTGGGGCCCGCGAAGGTCGTCACCGACGGATCCCTCAACACCCGCACCGCGTACTGCTTCGACCCGTACCCCGACCTCGACGGCCAGGGCGGCGACGCGCACGGCGGCGCCTGCGGCACGCTCTCCGTCCCGCCCGAGGAGTTGCGCGGCCTGATGCTGCGCGCGGCCCGCCAGGGGCTCCGGCCCGCGATCCACGCCATCGGCGACCACGCCAACCGCCTGGCGCTCGACGCGTTCGCGCACCTCGACCGGGAGCTCCGGGGCGCGCACCGCGACGCGGAGGGGCTCGCCGGATCCATCGAGCACGCGCAGCTGCTCACGCACGAGGACGTCGCGCGGTTCGCCGCGCTCGGCGTGGTCGCGAGCGTGCAGCCCGAGCACGCGATGGACGACCGCGACGTCGCCGACGTCTACTGGGCCGGCCGCACGGGCCGCGCCTTCGCGCTCGCCGACCTCCGCGCGGCGGGCACGCGCCTCGCGCTCGGCTCCGACGCGCCCGTCGCGCCGCTGGATCCGTGGGCCACGATGAGCGCCGCCGTCGGCCGGGCGCGCGACGGCCGGGCGCCGTGGCACCCCGAGCAGGCGATCGACCGGGCGGCCGCGCTCGACGCGTCCGTACGCACGCGCGTGGCGGCGGGGGAGCGGGCCGACCTCGCGGTCGTGGACGCGGATCCGCTCGCCGACGCCACCACCGCCGACGACCTCCGCGCCATGCGCGTGTCCGCCACCCTGCTCGGCGGCCGGTTCACGCACGACACGCTCGGCGGCTGA